A DNA window from Dehalococcoidales bacterium contains the following coding sequences:
- a CDS encoding DNA repair exonuclease, whose translation MKISFIHTADLHLGLRLTRFKKNCADKIRGARIQALERILVEAKGHAVDFIIIAGDLFDDISIDSTTSRRTFYILESSTVPVFILPGNHDPAIPGSVWEREPWCQEQKERVRVLSSRQPLEVKAGVMLFPCPVFRKTSLEDPTLWIPPRSTSEDDNVIRIGVAHGSIRDRENLPDDDHLIDRNAAENKGLDYLALGHWHKMGFYNDSDGTCRTTYPGVHEPMCFRGVDNPYTGWVPYASGANREVFFDEGPGEVLLVTIDGPRVEPQIERLNVGHLKWKSEVYTILSEKEVGQLISEIATRPTPERSLIRLRLEGVLNAKAMLRLDELKDVLEERYLHHEIDMSRLHLMPEEEEIREVAGRGVLRGVLEDLITEAKTTATVQPEEILSRQSVAERAIMLLYQIAKKEE comes from the coding sequence ATGAAGATTAGCTTCATTCATACTGCTGACTTGCACTTGGGGCTCCGTTTGACACGTTTTAAGAAGAATTGTGCGGATAAGATACGAGGTGCACGTATACAAGCACTGGAGAGAATTCTGGTGGAGGCAAAAGGCCACGCAGTTGATTTTATCATAATCGCAGGTGACCTCTTCGATGATATCAGCATTGACTCAACCACATCGCGAAGGACATTCTATATTCTTGAGAGTTCGACTGTGCCAGTATTCATACTCCCAGGAAACCATGACCCCGCAATACCCGGATCAGTTTGGGAAAGAGAACCTTGGTGCCAAGAACAGAAAGAACGAGTCAGAGTATTATCTAGCCGACAACCGCTTGAGGTCAAAGCTGGCGTGATGCTATTCCCTTGCCCGGTCTTTCGTAAGACTTCATTGGAAGACCCCACTCTGTGGATACCACCTCGGTCTACATCTGAAGACGATAACGTGATACGTATCGGTGTCGCTCATGGTAGTATACGTGACAGAGAGAACTTGCCTGATGACGACCATCTCATAGATAGAAACGCTGCTGAAAATAAAGGGTTGGACTACCTTGCACTGGGTCATTGGCACAAGATGGGTTTCTATAATGATAGTGATGGTACGTGTCGTACCACCTATCCAGGTGTACATGAGCCGATGTGTTTCCGTGGCGTTGATAACCCGTACACCGGTTGGGTTCCTTATGCCTCTGGCGCGAATAGGGAAGTTTTCTTTGACGAAGGACCGGGTGAGGTGCTTCTTGTTACCATAGATGGACCACGTGTAGAACCTCAAATTGAGCGCTTGAATGTTGGACACTTGAAGTGGAAGAGTGAAGTCTACACGATCCTCTCGGAGAAAGAAGTAGGGCAACTGATTTCTGAAATCGCAACCCGCCCGACTCCAGAGCGCTCACTAATTAGACTTCGTCTTGAAGGTGTTCTAAACGCTAAAGCAATGCTGCGACTAGATGAACTTAAGGATGTATTGGAAGAACGGTATCTTCATCATGAGATTGACATGAGTAGGCTTCATCTAATGCCAGAAGAAGAGGAGATACGGGAAGTTGCCGGAAGAGGAGTCCTACGTGGTGTTCTCGAAGATCT
- a CDS encoding AAA family ATPase translates to MHCISEITAHNFRSCIHATFPLSEFTPLVGYNNGGKSNILTSIRWLLRPYSLSAIDFNDPQSPVIVASTITGITPELLDKLAETHRNRVRNFCTDGTLGIRRTQASPGQPVNSIVLEVRNPSISDEDSENAWSRNPTGIDAAIKVLFPEPIEIGAMEDATEDIGKSKSGTTIGKLIAEIMEPIEQQHGTEIRQTLDGIRQRLEAEGAERAPELNQFDRGANDKLQDIFPGIAVRLHVPTPEFKALFKDGTIRVFEEGETVGRDINQVGHGAQRSIQMALVRYLAEMKVRGDAQDAARTLLLIDEPELYLHPQAIEQVRLALKTLARQGYQVIFATHSPQMIEKEDIGNTLIVCKTIEQGTHTRKRLTDAITEIVNDAPSQARILFELSNSSKILFSDRVLIAEGPTEEKLLPDIFHRIKGYALSTRKIALVSLGGSGNTAKGLRILDAIGIPAKALVDLDYAFRTATKAEFLSNDDADIAGCCRVCSEVSAQCGFALAEDGFPKRSESMSASDAFALLATLDEARVYISNLHDKLKEQSIWLWKKGTIEDHLGIDKKGESAWADCAQNIQQNGCEQTIADYHGIVDLLNWVDSD, encoded by the coding sequence ATGCACTGCATCTCAGAGATAACCGCTCATAATTTCCGGTCTTGTATCCACGCCACATTCCCTTTGTCAGAATTTACTCCCTTAGTGGGTTACAACAATGGAGGTAAATCGAACATTCTCACCTCAATTCGCTGGTTACTTAGGCCATATTCTCTAAGTGCTATAGACTTCAATGATCCCCAATCACCTGTAATTGTCGCTAGTACCATTACTGGTATCACGCCTGAGCTACTAGACAAGCTTGCAGAGACGCACAGAAATCGTGTCCGGAATTTTTGCACAGATGGTACATTAGGAATCAGGCGCACACAAGCTTCACCCGGCCAACCTGTTAATAGCATTGTTCTTGAAGTACGCAATCCATCTATTAGCGATGAGGACTCAGAAAACGCTTGGTCTAGAAATCCGACAGGTATTGATGCCGCGATCAAAGTCCTTTTCCCCGAACCGATTGAAATCGGTGCCATGGAAGATGCAACTGAAGACATAGGAAAGTCAAAATCAGGAACTACTATAGGAAAGCTTATCGCAGAGATCATGGAGCCTATTGAACAACAGCATGGTACTGAGATTCGCCAAACGCTGGATGGAATACGACAGCGACTTGAGGCCGAGGGCGCCGAAAGAGCACCCGAACTCAACCAGTTCGATAGAGGAGCAAATGACAAACTGCAAGATATTTTCCCTGGGATAGCAGTTCGTTTGCATGTGCCTACGCCCGAATTTAAGGCTCTATTCAAAGACGGGACGATCAGAGTATTCGAAGAAGGTGAGACCGTAGGAAGAGATATTAACCAGGTAGGGCATGGTGCCCAACGCTCAATCCAAATGGCCCTAGTACGATATCTTGCCGAGATGAAGGTACGTGGCGATGCCCAAGATGCTGCTAGAACGCTCTTACTTATTGACGAGCCAGAATTATATCTTCACCCACAGGCAATCGAACAAGTTCGGCTTGCTTTAAAGACATTGGCGAGGCAAGGTTATCAAGTAATTTTTGCCACCCATTCGCCACAAATGATAGAAAAAGAGGACATAGGGAATACGCTTATTGTATGCAAAACAATCGAACAGGGTACACATACTCGGAAACGGCTTACAGATGCGATTACTGAAATCGTAAACGACGCCCCGAGTCAGGCACGAATATTGTTTGAGTTAAGCAATTCTAGCAAAATACTATTTTCAGATCGTGTGCTGATAGCAGAGGGACCCACGGAAGAAAAATTGCTGCCTGATATTTTCCATCGTATCAAGGGATATGCGCTGAGTACTAGAAAAATCGCCCTTGTCAGCCTTGGCGGATCCGGAAATACCGCAAAGGGACTGCGCATTCTCGATGCTATAGGTATTCCCGCTAAGGCCTTAGTGGATTTGGATTATGCATTTCGAACCGCCACGAAGGCAGAATTCTTAAGTAACGACGACGCAGACATAGCTGGGTGTTGTAGAGTCTGCTCAGAAGTATCCGCCCAATGTGGGTTTGCATTAGCCGAGGACGGCTTCCCTAAAAGAAGTGAAAGCATGTCTGCTAGCGATGCATTCGCTCTGCTGGCTACATTAGATGAGGCGCGAGTATATATTTCCAACCTCCACGATAAACTTAAAGAACAGAGCATTTGGTTGTGGAAGAAGGGGACTATTGAAGATCACCTAGGTATAGATAAAAAGGGGGAGAGTGCTTGGGCTGACTGTGCGCAGAATATTCAACAGAATGGATGCGAGCAGACTATTGCCGATTACCATGGAATTGTAGACCTTCTAAACTGGGTAGATTCGGACTAG
- a CDS encoding TerB N-terminal domain-containing protein: MKSSEITTISSLAKTGNQLVLKGFTFPNLDLLFISDKDPKNISVGLSISISISFYDGEIKFSNNESDDPSTIFLKLPIKKPTRPDSVEALGYYPSYAALRPEQRWVYLNWLQDVTEEVDIGYVFIYYYGLERQLLTGKFDRAYDEILKLRRFHRHKSFLGYSESSLVNSSLLVKRPDKLTELQSNNEISAFGNSLFLIAYYNNYNLSVENLMLIFDRMSGLNKRYFRENRHQFKKFLLETLTKRFAVDSFPFAKNYDVDEATCARYPLFANTSLPSNIRAPDLPNFYAHERLTNELKNVFTITSERFKNWKKEKRGNNTQTRT, from the coding sequence GTGAAATCAAGCGAAATTACTACAATAAGTAGTCTCGCTAAAACTGGGAATCAACTAGTACTAAAGGGGTTCACATTTCCTAACCTAGACCTTCTATTTATTTCCGACAAGGATCCAAAGAATATTTCGGTAGGCTTATCCATATCAATTTCAATTTCATTCTATGATGGTGAAATCAAATTCAGTAACAATGAAAGCGACGATCCAAGTACAATTTTCCTGAAACTACCAATCAAGAAGCCAACCAGACCTGATAGTGTAGAGGCCCTCGGATATTACCCGAGTTATGCTGCCTTGAGACCAGAACAACGATGGGTATATCTTAATTGGTTGCAGGATGTGACTGAAGAAGTGGATATTGGATACGTATTTATATATTATTACGGCCTGGAAAGGCAACTGTTGACTGGTAAATTCGATAGAGCTTATGATGAAATACTAAAACTAAGAAGATTTCATCGGCATAAGTCATTCTTGGGATATAGCGAGTCCTCTTTGGTGAATTCGTCATTACTAGTGAAAAGACCTGACAAATTAACAGAATTACAGAGCAACAATGAAATATCAGCTTTTGGTAATTCCCTATTTCTAATTGCATATTACAATAACTACAATCTGTCTGTAGAAAACCTGATGCTAATTTTCGACAGAATGTCAGGGTTAAACAAGAGGTACTTCAGAGAAAACCGCCATCAATTTAAAAAATTCCTTTTGGAGACATTGACCAAACGTTTCGCTGTCGATTCCTTTCCTTTTGCGAAAAATTACGATGTTGATGAAGCCACATGCGCTCGGTATCCCTTATTTGCAAATACTTCACTACCAAGTAATATAAGAGCACCAGATCTGCCAAACTTCTACGCACACGAAAGACTGACGAATGAACTCAAAAATGTTTTTACTATAACCAGCGAGAGATTTAAGAATTGGAAGAAAGAAAAGAGGGGGAACAATACACAAACAAGAACATGA
- a CDS encoding DNA methyltransferase produces MVKKIEKAEDTQIARLELLGATEPETQEIAVDDLVVVAEFRDYIYPGLVSTGKVESGGDKPFHTVINGENYLVLKALTYTHRGRFDAIYIDPPYNSGAKDWKYNNNYVDKEDAYRHSKWLAFIERRLLIAKDLLNPKDSVLIFTIDEKEYHRLGLLLEQTFPGQRIQMISTSINPKGSARGKEFYRVDEYIYFVYFGAAVVQNTMIQGLCITNSEAESMEKIAAEVCDSPPVKPPTIRWASLLRSGKGAHREESPLKFYPILVDIKMAKIVGAGDPLPLGQHPEDYLAPEGLTAIWPTRQDGSEGRWQLNQTAFRTLLADQHIKIGSIDQKTGKVTFYYLMTGQREKLATGELSVVGKDKYGGLELEYSTSDAVTGRPKTQWASKAHSATDHGSSLLRKIIPGRNFPYPKSLYAVEDALRFFIMNKPDALVLDFFAGSGTTAHAVMRLNRQDNGRRQCISVTNNEVAADEQAALRKQGLRPGDADWEQWGICEHITKPRVKAAITGKTPSGKAIDGDYKFTDEFPMSEGFKENAEFFTLTYETPVAISHNLSFKRIAPLLWMRAGSMGCRIDVLPDSGWDVADTYGLLTDLDQAAPFIKAVEKFEGLRIAYIVTDDDRRFQATVRRLPDSVEAIRLYESYLLNFKIIHGA; encoded by the coding sequence GTGGTTAAGAAAATTGAAAAAGCCGAAGACACACAAATCGCGCGTCTGGAACTACTTGGAGCTACCGAACCTGAAACCCAAGAGATTGCCGTTGATGACTTAGTCGTCGTGGCAGAGTTCCGTGACTACATCTATCCAGGGCTTGTCAGCACCGGTAAGGTCGAAAGTGGAGGCGACAAGCCTTTCCACACGGTAATCAACGGTGAGAATTATCTCGTACTAAAAGCCCTGACTTATACGCACCGCGGTAGGTTCGATGCGATCTACATAGATCCACCCTATAATTCAGGGGCAAAAGATTGGAAGTACAACAACAACTACGTAGACAAGGAAGATGCATACAGGCACAGCAAGTGGTTGGCGTTTATCGAGCGGCGACTCCTTATTGCCAAGGATCTCCTCAATCCTAAGGATAGCGTCCTCATCTTCACGATTGACGAGAAGGAATATCACCGATTAGGGCTGTTACTGGAACAAACCTTTCCGGGACAGCGTATTCAGATGATCAGTACCTCGATCAACCCAAAGGGGTCAGCACGTGGTAAGGAGTTCTATCGCGTGGATGAATACATATATTTTGTATATTTCGGAGCCGCTGTGGTTCAAAATACTATGATTCAAGGACTCTGCATTACAAATTCGGAAGCAGAAAGCATGGAGAAGATCGCGGCTGAAGTCTGTGACTCACCGCCCGTGAAACCACCAACGATACGATGGGCATCGCTGTTACGCAGTGGCAAAGGAGCACACCGTGAAGAATCCCCCCTGAAGTTTTACCCAATCCTGGTAGATATCAAAATGGCCAAGATTGTCGGCGCTGGTGATCCATTACCACTTGGCCAACATCCTGAGGATTATCTTGCTCCTGAAGGACTCACTGCAATTTGGCCCACCAGGCAGGATGGGAGTGAAGGGCGATGGCAGTTAAACCAAACAGCATTCCGTACACTATTGGCCGACCAACACATTAAGATTGGCTCTATTGATCAGAAGACAGGAAAAGTAACGTTTTACTATCTTATGACTGGGCAGCGCGAGAAGTTAGCAACAGGCGAGCTTTCGGTAGTAGGGAAAGACAAATACGGTGGTCTTGAGTTGGAATATTCTACTAGCGACGCTGTTACCGGTAGACCTAAAACACAGTGGGCAAGCAAGGCACATAGCGCAACGGATCATGGGTCCTCCCTTCTTAGAAAAATCATCCCTGGGCGTAACTTCCCCTATCCCAAGTCTTTGTATGCAGTCGAAGATGCCCTTCGCTTCTTCATCATGAATAAGCCAGATGCATTAGTGCTCGACTTTTTCGCTGGATCAGGGACTACCGCGCATGCCGTCATGCGTTTAAACCGTCAGGATAACGGTCGTCGCCAATGCATCTCGGTTACCAACAATGAGGTTGCCGCTGACGAACAAGCGGCATTACGTAAACAGGGACTGCGCCCTGGTGATGCTGACTGGGAGCAGTGGGGTATCTGTGAGCATATTACAAAACCTCGAGTCAAAGCCGCGATAACTGGCAAGACTCCGAGCGGCAAAGCGATCGACGGTGACTACAAGTTCACGGACGAGTTCCCCATGTCAGAAGGTTTTAAGGAGAATGCTGAGTTTTTCACTCTTACCTATGAGACGCCTGTAGCTATTAGCCATAACTTGTCTTTTAAACGTATCGCGCCGCTGCTATGGATGCGTGCTGGAAGCATGGGGTGTCGCATTGACGTACTCCCAGACTCGGGTTGGGACGTAGCCGATACGTACGGTCTGCTTACTGACCTCGACCAAGCGGCGCCATTCATCAAGGCTGTTGAGAAATTTGAAGGTCTACGCATTGCATATATCGTGACCGATGATGACCGCCGTTTCCAGGCAACTGTACGACGTTTACCCGACTCGGTGGAGGCCATCCGGCTTTACGAGTCGTATCTCTTGAACTTCAAAATTATACATGGAGCATGA
- a CDS encoding DEAD/DEAH box helicase family protein, which yields MKFTLKDYQNESVRDVLSNLRKAVKRWHEDGDKHAFSLTATTGAGKTVMAAAVFEALFYGDDNFDFEPDLGAVVIWFSDDPSLNEQTRFRLMEASDRLTYTDLVVVQNTFNREKFEVGKVYFLNTQKLSKKSLLVRGHDPHKGDTSQGVLSPEMRPDMRSHTIWDTIQNSIEDPSLTLYLVLDEAHRGMGNLSKEIQDNKSTIVKRLINGSASVPAIPVVWGISATVDRFNTAMAGAEGRSTLPNIVVDSAKVQESGLLKDTIILDTPDEVGQFDTVLVRRATDKIKESSAAWADYTKQQDDANVVKPLMVLQVPNKPDHGEIGRAIDTIFQQWPELTSDAIAHVFGEHTTQTFGHHSVPYISPEHVQDSNWVRVLVAKDAISTGWDCPRAEVMVSFRPAKDRTHITQLMGRMVRAPLARRIPGNDRLNSVDCLLPFFDTKSVEVVADILMRGGDDGDTPLTGRRVLINPKEMTPNPSVSETVWDKFLSLPSQSLPQRGAKPVKRLTALAHELASDGLLAHAGKIAHSEMHKVLDAARVRYAGDIDSAREAVLTVEGKSLTADMKTMSKTFDDFLEAADYAVIEDAYRRASRSLSADISRTYADYLAAQKTHADSLEDALVEAHADIAALGLVQEVKDFLDAEADKMAKAWLDKYRISIKGLSDERQEVYRSIKSMSTEPADIDLAKPKSLIVPSTVLEADGNETPLPTFRSHMLCDKDGMFPAEMNTWEEKVLRAEMQRQGFMVWYRNPSRSSQDSLGVAYTDNNQVKIVRPDFIFFSMQPDGTIIADIVDPHGIQFSDALPKLKGLAHYAETHPEVYRRVEAIARVGDKLRVLDLTDSTVRREVANAKDAKSLYCGTSASDY from the coding sequence ATGAAGTTTACACTAAAAGACTATCAGAACGAGTCAGTTCGAGATGTTCTCTCCAATCTTCGCAAGGCGGTTAAACGCTGGCACGAGGATGGCGACAAACATGCATTCTCACTGACGGCAACCACTGGTGCTGGTAAGACGGTTATGGCGGCCGCCGTATTTGAGGCGTTATTTTATGGTGACGACAATTTTGATTTTGAGCCCGATCTTGGAGCGGTGGTGATCTGGTTCAGTGATGACCCGTCCCTAAACGAGCAGACGCGATTTCGTCTCATGGAAGCTTCCGACCGGCTTACCTATACTGATCTCGTTGTTGTGCAAAACACCTTCAATCGCGAAAAATTTGAGGTAGGAAAGGTGTACTTCCTAAATACTCAGAAGTTGAGTAAAAAGAGTCTTCTTGTGCGGGGACACGATCCCCATAAAGGGGATACGAGCCAAGGTGTATTATCTCCCGAAATGCGTCCAGATATGCGCTCTCACACCATCTGGGACACGATACAAAATTCCATTGAAGACCCATCCTTGACGCTCTACCTTGTGCTTGATGAGGCCCACCGAGGTATGGGAAACCTATCCAAGGAGATACAGGACAATAAATCTACCATAGTCAAACGACTCATCAACGGCTCGGCTTCTGTGCCTGCGATCCCTGTAGTCTGGGGTATTTCAGCTACGGTAGATAGGTTCAATACTGCGATGGCTGGAGCCGAAGGGCGAAGTACTCTCCCAAACATCGTAGTGGACTCTGCCAAAGTACAGGAATCAGGCCTATTGAAAGACACGATAATTCTTGATACCCCTGATGAGGTGGGCCAGTTTGACACAGTGCTCGTACGACGTGCCACCGATAAGATCAAGGAATCTAGTGCTGCATGGGCTGATTACACTAAGCAGCAGGATGATGCGAATGTTGTAAAACCCCTCATGGTTTTACAGGTTCCAAACAAGCCTGATCATGGAGAGATCGGGCGCGCTATCGACACGATTTTTCAGCAGTGGCCAGAACTGACGAGTGATGCCATTGCGCACGTATTTGGTGAGCACACAACTCAAACCTTCGGTCATCATTCAGTGCCTTACATCTCGCCGGAGCATGTACAAGACTCTAATTGGGTGCGCGTGCTAGTTGCGAAAGACGCTATCAGTACCGGGTGGGATTGTCCGAGAGCTGAAGTTATGGTTTCTTTTCGCCCCGCTAAAGATCGCACTCACATCACACAGCTGATGGGACGAATGGTACGAGCTCCTCTCGCCCGGCGTATTCCAGGCAATGATCGGCTCAACTCTGTGGATTGCTTACTGCCCTTTTTCGACACCAAATCCGTTGAAGTGGTCGCAGACATCCTCATGAGGGGAGGCGATGACGGAGATACACCGTTGACAGGGCGTCGTGTACTCATCAATCCTAAGGAAATGACGCCGAATCCTTCTGTGTCTGAGACAGTATGGGACAAGTTTCTTTCATTGCCATCTCAATCCTTACCGCAACGGGGAGCTAAACCAGTAAAGAGATTGACCGCTCTTGCCCATGAACTTGCCTCGGATGGGCTTTTAGCCCATGCGGGTAAGATAGCACACTCGGAGATGCACAAGGTTCTGGATGCAGCCAGAGTTCGTTACGCAGGTGATATCGACTCCGCACGCGAGGCCGTTCTAACGGTTGAAGGCAAGAGCCTCACCGCCGACATGAAGACCATGAGTAAGACCTTCGACGACTTTTTGGAAGCCGCAGACTATGCTGTTATCGAGGACGCCTATCGCCGTGCCTCACGCAGCCTGAGTGCGGATATATCACGCACATACGCAGATTATCTGGCAGCCCAGAAAACCCATGCAGACTCACTTGAAGACGCCCTCGTAGAAGCTCATGCGGACATAGCAGCACTTGGACTTGTGCAAGAAGTCAAGGATTTTCTCGATGCCGAGGCAGACAAGATGGCCAAGGCCTGGTTAGACAAGTATCGCATATCAATAAAGGGATTGTCGGATGAGAGGCAAGAAGTATACCGCTCAATCAAGAGTATGAGCACGGAGCCAGCAGATATTGATCTTGCTAAGCCAAAATCTTTGATAGTACCCAGTACCGTGCTTGAAGCGGATGGCAACGAAACGCCCTTGCCTACCTTCAGATCCCATATGCTTTGCGACAAGGATGGGATGTTTCCCGCCGAGATGAATACGTGGGAGGAAAAAGTTCTGAGAGCCGAAATGCAACGCCAAGGCTTCATGGTATGGTATCGCAATCCATCACGTTCCAGTCAGGATTCGCTGGGCGTTGCCTATACAGATAATAACCAAGTCAAGATTGTCAGGCCTGATTTCATTTTCTTTTCAATGCAACCGGATGGTACCATCATAGCGGACATCGTAGACCCCCACGGAATCCAGTTCAGCGATGCACTACCAAAACTTAAAGGGCTAGCCCACTACGCCGAGACTCATCCTGAAGTCTATCGTCGCGTCGAGGCTATTGCTAGGGTTGGAGACAAGTTGCGAGTATTAGACCTGACCGATTCAACAGTTCGCCGCGAAGTGGCCAATGCTAAGGACGCGAAGAGTCTTTATTGTGGCACCTCAGCGAGCGACTACTGA
- a CDS encoding META domain-containing protein, producing the protein MKNLIMVIAIAAITSLMATSCLPFTSTIEPIPTPTPAPSPAPSPSPVPANIPPVAYIDSVTPSQAVKDQSVSFQGHGTDKDGTVVAYRWSSSLDGDLGTTATFETSSLSVGDHSISLIVQDNNGDWSETATTLFKVVEEAPPEEVPPIEDITWELEAYGDAGALDSLLAGTTVTAEFKSDVGKVAGSGGCNSYSVNYEIDGNQLTIIPPITSTMMLCFPSERMTQEHDFFELLNTAETFLVHADKLIISCADDKEMVFVEQVEEAPPEEMPPIEDITWELQAYGDAGAPSSLLAGTTVTAEFKSDQGKVGGSGGCNSYSVNYEIDGNQLTVIPPITSTMMLCFPSARMTQEHDFFELLSAAETYNIHDDELSIYCSGDGVLIFTPQ; encoded by the coding sequence ATGAAGAACTTAATTATGGTCATCGCTATAGCGGCTATAACGAGCCTGATGGCAACCAGTTGCCTGCCCTTTACAAGTACCATTGAACCAATCCCGACCCCGACTCCCGCTCCTTCACCGGCTCCGTCACCCAGTCCGGTTCCGGCCAATATCCCGCCGGTTGCTTATATCGACTCGGTTACCCCGAGCCAGGCAGTCAAAGATCAGTCAGTGTCTTTTCAAGGACATGGCACGGATAAGGATGGGACCGTGGTAGCCTACCGTTGGAGTTCGAGCCTGGACGGCGACCTGGGTACCACCGCCACCTTTGAGACGTCATCTTTATCTGTGGGTGACCACAGCATCAGCCTGATAGTCCAGGACAATAACGGCGATTGGTCGGAGACGGCGACTACCCTGTTCAAGGTGGTGGAAGAAGCACCGCCTGAAGAGGTGCCCCCAATCGAAGACATCACCTGGGAACTAGAGGCATACGGTGATGCCGGGGCTCTGGATTCCCTGCTGGCAGGCACCACCGTCACCGCAGAATTCAAGAGCGATGTGGGAAAGGTTGCCGGTTCCGGGGGATGTAACAGCTACTCCGTCAATTATGAAATCGACGGCAATCAACTGACCATAATACCCCCCATTACCTCCACTATGATGCTGTGCTTTCCATCAGAAAGAATGACTCAGGAACATGATTTCTTTGAACTGCTCAATACGGCAGAGACGTTCCTGGTCCATGCTGACAAGCTGATTATCTCATGTGCTGACGATAAAGAGATGGTATTTGTCGAGCAGGTCGAGGAAGCACCGCCTGAAGAAATGCCCCCGATCGAAGACATCACCTGGGAACTACAGGCATACGGTGATGCAGGGGCTCCGAGTTCTCTACTGGCAGGTACCACCGTCACCGCAGAATTCAAGAGCGATCAGGGAAAGGTTGGGGGTTCCGGGGGATGCAACAGCTACTCCGTCAATTATGAAATCGACGGCAATCAGCTGACCGTAATACCTCCTATTACCTCCACGATGATGCTGTGCTTCCCATCAGCAAGAATGACTCAGGAACACGATTTCTTTGAGCTGCTCAGTGCCGCCGAGACATACAATATTCACGACGATGAGCTCTCCATCTATTGTTCCGGAGACGGAGTACTGATTTTCACCCCACAATGA
- a CDS encoding Smr/MutS family protein: MDRNRRVEPVTDEVRLRHLTVDEALIKLDKYLNDAMLAGLYRVRVIHGKGSGTIRQVARRQLAHHPLVKSYRPGGYGEGGAGVTIVELI; the protein is encoded by the coding sequence ATGGACAGGAACAGACGGGTGGAACCGGTAACCGACGAGGTACGCCTCCGCCATCTCACTGTAGATGAGGCGCTGATAAAGCTGGATAAATACCTTAACGACGCTATGCTGGCCGGGCTGTACCGGGTAAGGGTAATCCACGGCAAGGGCAGTGGAACGATACGCCAGGTAGCCAGGAGGCAGCTCGCCCACCATCCCCTGGTCAAATCGTACCGGCCCGGCGGGTACGGAGAGGGAGGAGCCGGGGTTACCATAGTCGAGCTTATCTGA
- a CDS encoding thymidylate synthase — protein sequence MRISSIEARDLSEAWFLCLREVLANGREYTIERGSYTNERRKELEFVVVKITCPGIKPLTPDVPQGVPPPTTMDYIESYLPYLMTAHRAEGEQYTYGQYLEKQIEEVIRMYKEDGYNTNQAFMTVGDAQSIFLPDPPCLRSIDTRILNNRLNFIVYFRSWDLWAGFPSNLAAMQLLKEYMAGEIGVEDGEIIAISKGMHLYEYSWELARTAARLE from the coding sequence ATGAGAATCTCATCAATCGAAGCCAGGGACCTTTCCGAGGCATGGTTCCTCTGCTTACGCGAGGTCCTGGCCAACGGCCGGGAATACACGATTGAGCGGGGCAGCTACACCAACGAACGCCGGAAAGAGCTCGAGTTCGTGGTAGTAAAGATTACGTGCCCCGGCATAAAGCCGTTAACCCCCGACGTCCCCCAAGGCGTGCCCCCTCCCACCACGATGGACTATATCGAGAGCTATCTTCCCTACCTGATGACCGCCCATAGAGCCGAGGGAGAGCAGTACACCTACGGACAGTACCTGGAGAAGCAGATCGAAGAAGTAATCCGGATGTACAAGGAAGACGGCTATAATACCAACCAGGCCTTTATGACGGTCGGTGATGCCCAGTCCATCTTTCTACCCGACCCGCCCTGTCTGAGGTCGATAGATACCAGAATCTTAAACAACAGACTCAATTTTATCGTCTACTTCCGCTCCTGGGACCTGTGGGCCGGCTTTCCCTCCAACCTGGCCGCGATGCAGCTTCTCAAGGAGTATATGGCCGGAGAAATAGGCGTCGAAGACGGTGAAATCATTGCCATCAGCAAGGGGATGCACCTTTACGAGTATTCCTGGGAACTGGCCAGAACCGCAGCCAGATTGGAATAG